A window of Nitrospinota bacterium contains these coding sequences:
- a CDS encoding NFACT family protein, whose product MDFLLLQAVVRELRDCLPGARVTKVTQPASAVVVLAVRGPAWTGRLLLAAEPGASRIHTTETVFENPPKPPALCQALRSALKGRRLGAPLLLGDDRVVALPFVASRSEEEPDEVTLVAELTGRQAALVLLRGPAPGGTVVQAVGTAGVTKGRLVAGASYAPPPWPEGAAAFEDYTGTSLAEALSAPGLSSRPLVRRLVHVVMGLSPLAAREVCHRAGLEPQAQTVDADQARALLDATAVLAAAVREGPLSATIYRDPSGHPMAATPVPFAHLEAHSKAEPMPSANAAAAAFAEARTETQRAVHLRQRLASAVDQALKKANRKCEKVREDLVKAQQAEHDRQCGSLLLANLGELRRGMTSVSLRNDFDPDGASIVIALDPAVSPQINAARYFKRSKKAKRSLGPLKRRLTEGEREVAYLDATRQAAALADEEAAEGLLEELEAGGFVSWQTRPPPRRRPRHRTRESAIRRFRATEGWEVLVGKNARGNDELTTRRARPDDLWFHAHGIPGAHIVLRGESRAEPPPEAVGWAAAAAAYFSQGRGDAKVRVDYTAAKNVTKPKGAKPGQVVIRWKKTLLVAPATSDSLEEREITPHEPD is encoded by the coding sequence ATGGATTTTTTGTTGCTCCAGGCCGTAGTCCGGGAGTTAAGGGATTGCCTTCCCGGGGCAAGGGTGACGAAGGTGACCCAACCAGCCTCGGCCGTTGTGGTCCTCGCCGTACGGGGTCCCGCATGGACGGGGCGCCTCCTACTCGCCGCCGAGCCCGGCGCATCGAGAATCCACACCACCGAGACGGTCTTTGAAAACCCTCCCAAGCCGCCAGCCTTATGCCAAGCCCTGCGGAGCGCCTTAAAAGGAAGACGCTTAGGCGCCCCCCTACTGCTCGGTGACGACAGGGTCGTGGCGCTCCCCTTTGTGGCCAGCAGGTCCGAAGAGGAGCCCGATGAGGTGACCCTGGTGGCGGAGCTCACAGGCCGGCAAGCAGCCCTCGTTCTCCTCAGAGGGCCGGCGCCGGGCGGGACCGTCGTCCAAGCGGTTGGTACGGCGGGCGTAACCAAAGGGCGGCTTGTTGCGGGGGCTTCCTACGCCCCTCCGCCATGGCCCGAAGGGGCCGCCGCGTTCGAGGACTACACGGGCACCTCGCTGGCCGAAGCTCTATCGGCCCCTGGCCTCTCCTCCCGACCCCTGGTGCGCCGCCTCGTCCACGTCGTTATGGGGCTCTCGCCGCTGGCCGCCCGAGAGGTCTGTCACCGGGCGGGGCTGGAACCCCAGGCGCAAACCGTCGATGCCGATCAAGCCCGAGCCCTCCTGGACGCCACCGCAGTGCTCGCCGCCGCCGTACGCGAAGGACCTCTATCCGCCACGATCTACCGCGATCCTTCGGGCCACCCGATGGCGGCGACACCGGTCCCCTTCGCCCACCTCGAGGCCCACTCGAAGGCCGAGCCCATGCCATCGGCAAACGCGGCGGCTGCGGCCTTCGCCGAGGCCCGCACCGAGACCCAGCGGGCAGTGCACCTGCGCCAGCGCCTGGCAAGCGCTGTGGACCAAGCGCTCAAGAAGGCGAATCGCAAGTGCGAGAAGGTCCGAGAGGATCTAGTTAAGGCTCAACAGGCCGAACACGACCGCCAATGCGGATCGCTCCTGCTCGCTAACCTGGGAGAGCTGCGCCGGGGCATGACATCGGTTTCCCTTCGGAACGATTTCGACCCCGATGGAGCTTCCATCGTGATCGCCCTCGATCCGGCCGTCTCTCCCCAAATCAACGCCGCCCGCTATTTCAAGCGTTCCAAAAAGGCGAAGCGCTCTTTGGGGCCCCTCAAGAGACGGCTCACCGAGGGGGAGCGGGAGGTGGCCTACCTGGATGCGACCAGGCAGGCGGCGGCGCTCGCCGACGAGGAGGCCGCCGAAGGGCTTCTTGAAGAGTTGGAAGCAGGCGGGTTCGTCTCTTGGCAGACACGCCCGCCCCCGCGGCGGCGTCCCCGCCACAGAACCCGCGAGTCGGCCATCCGGCGCTTCCGTGCAACGGAGGGCTGGGAGGTTCTTGTCGGTAAGAACGCCCGGGGCAACGACGAGTTGACCACCCGGAGAGCCCGCCCCGACGATCTGTGGTTTCACGCCCACGGCATTCCCGGAGCCCACATAGTACTTCGGGGAGAGAGCCGGGCTGAGCCCCCACCAGAGGCTGTCGGATGGGCCGCCGCCGCCGCGGCCTACTTCAGCCAGGGCCGGGGCGACGCCAAGGTCCGGGTAGACTACACGGCCGCCAAGAACGTGACCAAACCCAAAGGGGCCAAGCCCGGCCAGGTGGTCATCCGGTGGAAGAAAACCCTCCTCGTGGCCCCGGCGACCTCCGATAGCCTGGAGGAGAGGGAAATAACTCCCCACGAGCCCGATTAA
- a CDS encoding YicC family protein, with protein sequence MLLSMTGFGRAEAQSEACQVAVEVNAVNHRYLDVAVRLPRRYMALEHRIRKLVSGRFSRGRFDIVCSITTLDGQGRHLVADEALVADLVRLLRKVKADHGVAGDVELSTLLQFRDLVRVEEAEQDVEGIWDEMAPVVDRALETLEEMRAEEGKALNADISARAAAIRDLVTQLTDRLPTLRAEHRAALEERLQNFLKDVPVDPQRLAQEVAYLADRSDVSEELTRLASHLHQLEGFLASGEPVGRKLDFVVQELNREVNTIGSKLHDISVAQVVIELKHELEKIREQVQNLE encoded by the coding sequence GTGCTGCTTAGCATGACGGGCTTCGGTCGCGCCGAAGCTCAATCGGAGGCCTGTCAGGTGGCGGTGGAGGTCAATGCCGTCAACCACCGCTACTTGGATGTGGCCGTCCGCCTGCCTCGCCGCTACATGGCTCTCGAGCACCGTATCCGCAAGCTCGTCAGTGGGCGATTCAGCCGAGGACGTTTCGATATCGTCTGCTCCATTACCACCCTCGATGGGCAGGGCCGCCATCTGGTTGCTGATGAGGCGCTAGTAGCAGATCTGGTTCGCCTCCTCCGCAAGGTGAAGGCCGACCACGGGGTCGCCGGCGATGTGGAGCTCTCCACACTTCTACAGTTTCGTGACCTAGTGCGTGTGGAAGAGGCTGAGCAAGACGTCGAAGGGATCTGGGATGAAATGGCGCCTGTCGTCGACCGTGCCCTGGAGACCTTGGAGGAAATGCGGGCCGAGGAGGGCAAGGCCCTCAATGCCGACATCTCGGCCCGGGCTGCCGCTATCAGGGACCTCGTCACCCAGCTGACCGACCGACTTCCGACGCTCCGGGCTGAGCACCGGGCCGCCCTGGAGGAGCGGCTCCAGAACTTCCTCAAGGACGTCCCCGTAGACCCGCAACGTCTCGCCCAGGAGGTCGCCTATTTGGCCGACCGAAGCGACGTTTCCGAGGAGTTAACCCGCCTGGCCAGTCACTTGCATCAGCTCGAGGGTTTTCTCGCCTCCGGGGAGCCGGTGGGCCGGAAGCTCGATTTCGTTGTCCAGGAGTTAAACCGCGAGGTCAACACCATCGGCTCGAAGCTCCACGACATCTCGGTGGCACAAGTCGTCATAGAGTTGAAGCACGAATTGGAGAAAATTCGCGAGCAGGTGCAAAACCTCGAGTAA
- the rpoZ gene encoding DNA-directed RNA polymerase subunit omega — protein MAEMNRYRLVILAAQRARQLQAGVQSRIDPKGHKPTEVAVEEVKQDLIKWHQKEENDQPEEEEETE, from the coding sequence GTGGCTGAAATGAACCGATACAGGCTTGTGATTCTTGCCGCCCAACGGGCGCGCCAGCTTCAGGCCGGCGTGCAATCCCGAATAGACCCCAAAGGCCACAAGCCAACCGAGGTGGCCGTTGAAGAGGTCAAGCAAGACCTAATTAAGTGGCATCAAAAGGAAGAGAACGACCAGCCCGAGGAGGAAGAGGAGACCGAGTAG
- a CDS encoding DUF924 domain-containing protein, translating to MTDEVLSYWFGDDISYDQAPSIVDRIQNVWFAGSDDVDNEIRKRFADDIAGVTEETLSQLSSSRDKLAVIILLDQFPRNIFRESSEAFATDHMALRLAKELIRTNEDMELEPIHRVFVYLALEHAEDVEDQSLSVKKYEELLEEVDEGLKSIYEGFLKYAIRHKVIIDRFGRFPHRNELLGRESTKEEIEFLKQPGSSF from the coding sequence GTGACGGACGAAGTATTATCCTACTGGTTTGGGGACGATATATCCTACGACCAGGCCCCCTCGATAGTCGACAGGATTCAAAATGTATGGTTTGCCGGGAGCGATGATGTCGACAATGAGATACGGAAAAGGTTCGCCGATGACATCGCGGGGGTTACAGAGGAGACCCTGAGTCAATTAAGCTCCAGCAGGGATAAATTGGCCGTCATCATTCTTCTGGACCAATTCCCCCGAAATATATTCAGGGAATCATCTGAAGCCTTCGCTACGGACCATATGGCGCTCAGGCTGGCGAAAGAGTTGATTCGCACCAACGAAGATATGGAGCTGGAGCCCATCCACCGGGTATTCGTCTACCTGGCCTTAGAGCACGCGGAAGACGTAGAGGATCAGAGTTTGAGCGTCAAGAAATACGAAGAATTGTTAGAAGAGGTGGATGAAGGACTCAAAAGTATTTACGAGGGCTTCCTGAAATATGCGATTCGACACAAAGTGATTATAGATAGATTTGGCAGGTTTCCCCACAGAAATGAACTCTTGGGTAGAGAATCTACAAAGGAAGAGATTGAGTTCCTAAAGCAGCCCGGCTCTTCATTTTGA
- a CDS encoding PBP1A family penicillin-binding protein, producing MSLFDPLRSTKQYYLAKRGRQRSRGARLAVWLVGLGLFCLVAGGAAAGGLYLYYSRDLPDVRTLKDYRPSLLTRLYDGNDQVLTEFFIEKRYLVSLEHIPAILREATLAAEDSRFYSHHGLDFKGILRASLANLRAGEVVEGGSTITQQVAKTLFLTPERTMARKFREAILAWRIERTFTKGDILELYLNNVYYGHGAYGVEAAAKTYFAKPVTEVTLSESAMLAGLVRAPAPYSPYFHPARAKARRSHVLRRMLIGGFISRAEMELALDETMSLAARGKKTHPAPYFVELIRKNLESTYGSTQLYRGGLQVYTTLQPKLQAAAERALREGLMAVDKRRGWRGPLSKLTSLPVEPFDWTALYEQADRVPVPEKFGDGDVVVGVVLETEPDRTIVATPAGRGVIPFETMRWARPPDPTVDALWRRINHPSAALAPGDLILVRLKSWRQEEGLYALELHQEPLVQGALVCLEPATGEILAMVGGYDFGSSQFNRAVQAIRQPGSAFKPIIYGAAMEKGFTPASVIIDSPIIFNEGDWHGAENWKPVNFEEKFYGPTTLRTALVHSRNVVTVKLLKAVGVERLVSFAHRLGITSPLTPDLSLALGSSGVSPLELTSAFAVYGNQGKRAKPFPVRKILDWEGRILEEHTPEIERVIDPEVAYIITHLLQDVIRHGTGWRVRALGRPAAGKTGTTNDFNDAWFLGFTPQLAAGVWVGMDKEESIGKNETGSRAASPIWLAFMRDALKGEPKQTFPVPPGIIFTKVDPKTGLLAHPNQEGTAFMPFIEDTEPTNYARPKAAVSAKDLFRKDLKR from the coding sequence ATGTCTCTGTTCGACCCTCTTCGGAGTACCAAACAATACTACCTGGCCAAGCGTGGCAGACAGCGCAGCCGGGGCGCGCGCCTGGCCGTCTGGCTCGTGGGGCTAGGGCTCTTTTGCCTCGTGGCGGGCGGGGCCGCAGCCGGCGGCCTCTACCTCTATTACTCACGTGACCTGCCCGACGTCCGCACTCTTAAGGATTACCGCCCGAGCCTTCTCACCCGGCTCTACGATGGCAACGATCAGGTGCTGACCGAGTTCTTCATCGAGAAGCGCTACCTCGTGTCCCTAGAGCATATTCCGGCCATTCTGCGCGAAGCCACCCTCGCCGCCGAGGACAGCCGCTTTTACTCCCACCACGGCCTAGACTTCAAGGGCATCCTCAGGGCGAGCCTGGCCAACCTGCGGGCGGGCGAGGTGGTCGAGGGCGGGAGCACCATCACACAGCAGGTGGCCAAGACCCTCTTTCTGACCCCCGAGCGGACCATGGCCCGCAAGTTCAGGGAAGCGATCCTGGCGTGGCGCATCGAGCGGACCTTCACCAAGGGGGATATCCTGGAGCTCTACCTCAACAACGTCTATTACGGCCATGGGGCCTACGGCGTCGAGGCGGCTGCAAAGACCTACTTCGCAAAGCCGGTCACTGAGGTCACTTTGAGCGAGAGCGCTATGCTCGCGGGCCTGGTTAGGGCCCCGGCCCCCTACTCGCCTTACTTCCATCCTGCACGCGCCAAGGCCCGTCGCTCCCACGTGCTGCGCCGGATGCTCATCGGAGGCTTCATAAGCCGGGCCGAGATGGAGCTAGCCTTGGATGAGACCATGTCCCTGGCGGCCCGCGGAAAGAAGACCCATCCCGCACCCTATTTCGTCGAGCTAATCCGAAAAAACCTTGAAAGCACCTACGGCTCAACCCAGCTCTACCGTGGAGGTCTGCAGGTCTACACGACGCTTCAGCCCAAGCTTCAGGCGGCGGCCGAGCGTGCTCTTCGCGAGGGGCTTATGGCCGTCGATAAGCGCCGCGGGTGGCGGGGTCCTTTGAGCAAGCTCACCTCCCTGCCCGTCGAGCCCTTCGACTGGACGGCGCTCTATGAGCAGGCGGACCGGGTGCCTGTACCCGAGAAGTTCGGCGATGGAGATGTCGTAGTGGGTGTTGTGCTCGAGACCGAGCCGGACCGGACCATTGTGGCCACCCCTGCCGGCCGGGGCGTCATTCCTTTCGAGACAATGAGGTGGGCGCGCCCTCCCGACCCCACGGTTGACGCCCTCTGGCGGCGCATCAACCATCCTTCTGCGGCTTTGGCCCCTGGGGACCTCATCCTGGTCCGTCTCAAGAGCTGGCGCCAGGAGGAGGGCCTCTACGCCCTCGAGCTCCACCAGGAGCCTTTAGTGCAAGGCGCCCTCGTCTGTCTGGAGCCCGCCACTGGCGAAATCCTCGCCATGGTGGGCGGCTACGACTTCGGCTCGTCTCAGTTCAACCGGGCCGTCCAGGCAATCCGGCAACCAGGAAGCGCATTCAAGCCCATTATCTACGGTGCCGCCATGGAGAAGGGCTTCACCCCGGCAAGCGTCATTATCGACAGCCCAATTATCTTCAACGAGGGCGACTGGCACGGGGCCGAGAACTGGAAGCCGGTCAACTTCGAGGAGAAATTCTACGGGCCTACGACCCTGCGAACCGCCCTGGTGCACTCGCGAAACGTGGTGACGGTAAAGCTTCTGAAGGCTGTCGGGGTGGAGCGTCTGGTCTCCTTCGCCCACCGCCTCGGCATCACGAGCCCGTTGACTCCGGACCTCTCTCTGGCCCTCGGCTCCTCGGGAGTCTCCCCGTTAGAGCTAACGAGCGCCTTCGCCGTATACGGCAACCAGGGCAAGCGCGCCAAGCCATTCCCTGTTAGGAAAATCCTCGACTGGGAGGGGCGCATCCTGGAGGAGCACACCCCTGAGATTGAGCGCGTCATCGATCCTGAGGTCGCCTACATTATCACCCACCTCCTCCAGGACGTCATCCGCCACGGGACGGGCTGGCGCGTCCGCGCCCTGGGGCGGCCCGCGGCTGGTAAGACGGGCACGACCAACGATTTCAATGACGCTTGGTTCCTCGGCTTTACGCCCCAGCTTGCGGCCGGCGTGTGGGTCGGCATGGATAAGGAAGAATCCATCGGGAAGAATGAGACCGGCTCTAGGGCGGCCAGCCCCATCTGGCTTGCCTTCATGCGCGATGCGCTTAAGGGGGAGCCGAAGCAGACATTCCCCGTCCCACCCGGCATAATCTTCACGAAGGTCGATCCCAAGACGGGCCTGCTCGCCCACCCCAACCAAGAAGGCACGGCCTTCATGCCGTTTATCGAAGATACCGAGCCGACCAACTACGCCCGGCCAAAAGCCGCCGTCAGCGCCAAAGACCTCTTCCGCAAAGACCTGAAGCGCTAG
- the coaBC gene encoding bifunctional phosphopantothenoylcysteine decarboxylase/phosphopantothenate--cysteine ligase CoaBC, with the protein MLTGKTVALGVTGGIAVYKAAEVLRDLTKRGAEVHVIMTANSQRFVSPLVFEALSHRPVIADMWEGTPQQRIEHIDLAYRIDGLAVAPATANIIGKFANGIADDFLTTFYTAVQAPVVVAPAMNTNMLNHPAVRANLNTLAERGVAIIDPEVGELACETIGEGKLATVEVIVERIEAALTEPKDLAGLLVLVTAGPTEEPLDPVRIFTNRSSGKMGYALARAALRRGAEVVLVSGPVALEPPPGARLVEVRTAEEMLQACLKYLGESDVVVKTAAVADYRPVAQEAQKLKRADQEELTVELQANPDILKILCSRKGDRIMVGFAAETEDFVANAAKKLKAKDADLMVVNDVSRSDIGIGQDENQVTLCFADGRTEPHEKMDKLAVAHTVLDAVVRLHAERAS; encoded by the coding sequence GTGCTGACCGGAAAAACCGTGGCCCTGGGAGTTACTGGTGGCATTGCAGTCTATAAGGCCGCCGAGGTGCTCAGAGACCTTACCAAGCGAGGGGCCGAGGTGCACGTCATCATGACAGCCAACTCCCAACGGTTCGTCTCACCTCTTGTCTTCGAGGCGCTCTCTCACCGGCCCGTCATCGCCGACATGTGGGAGGGAACCCCCCAGCAGCGGATCGAGCACATCGACCTTGCCTACCGGATTGATGGACTTGCGGTCGCCCCGGCCACCGCAAACATCATCGGCAAGTTCGCCAACGGCATCGCCGACGATTTCCTAACGACCTTCTACACGGCGGTGCAGGCGCCTGTGGTGGTTGCGCCCGCAATGAATACCAACATGCTCAATCATCCTGCCGTCAGGGCAAACCTGAACACACTGGCAGAGCGCGGCGTCGCGATAATTGACCCGGAGGTGGGCGAGTTGGCCTGTGAGACGATCGGCGAGGGGAAGCTGGCGACGGTGGAGGTCATTGTGGAGCGCATCGAGGCGGCGCTGACCGAGCCCAAGGACTTGGCCGGCCTCCTCGTGCTTGTGACGGCTGGTCCGACCGAAGAGCCACTCGATCCGGTCCGCATATTTACAAACCGCTCCAGCGGGAAGATGGGCTACGCCTTGGCCAGGGCGGCTCTTCGGCGCGGGGCGGAGGTGGTCCTGGTGTCAGGCCCCGTGGCCCTTGAGCCCCCCCCAGGGGCGCGGCTCGTTGAGGTTCGTACGGCCGAGGAGATGCTTCAGGCCTGCCTTAAGTATCTGGGCGAGAGCGATGTGGTCGTCAAGACCGCCGCTGTGGCCGACTACCGGCCGGTGGCTCAAGAGGCCCAGAAACTCAAGCGGGCCGACCAGGAAGAGCTTACGGTGGAGCTGCAGGCGAACCCCGACATACTCAAAATTCTCTGCAGCCGCAAAGGTGACAGGATTATGGTCGGATTCGCAGCCGAGACCGAGGATTTTGTGGCCAACGCCGCCAAGAAATTGAAGGCCAAGGACGCCGACCTCATGGTGGTGAATGACGTAAGTCGCTCCGACATCGGTATCGGCCAAGACGAGAACCAGGTAACCCTGTGTTTCGCCGACGGCCGGACTGAGCCCCACGAGAAGATGGACAAGCTTGCCGTGGCGCATACCGTCCTCGATGCGGTGGTGCGCCTCCATGCCGAACGAGCCTCTTAA
- a CDS encoding uracil-DNA glycosylase yields the protein MAQDSRQLFLEVVSDLRGHLELRREWGIPGYAVPLEALEASSPLVEGSGPPASLGEVDASCAGCTLCALHASRKQIVFGVGNPRAEIVFVGEGPGREEDIQGEPFVGRAGQQLNRIIEAMGMKRSDVYICNAVKCRPPSNRTPTTEEIATCRPYLEAQLAAINPKVIVALGNPAMRSLFNITKGISQLRGTFMEWRGIKVMPTYHPAYLLRNPKAKRYVWEDIKRVLAEIGRTPPARAGS from the coding sequence ATGGCCCAGGATTCCCGCCAACTCTTTCTGGAGGTGGTCTCCGACCTGCGAGGCCACCTGGAGCTCCGCCGCGAATGGGGCATCCCTGGCTACGCCGTCCCGCTTGAGGCCCTGGAGGCCAGCTCCCCGCTAGTGGAGGGAAGTGGCCCCCCGGCCTCTCTCGGTGAGGTCGATGCCTCCTGCGCTGGCTGCACCCTCTGCGCTCTCCACGCCAGTCGCAAACAGATTGTCTTCGGGGTGGGGAACCCTCGGGCGGAGATCGTCTTCGTCGGCGAGGGGCCGGGCCGGGAAGAGGACATCCAGGGCGAACCCTTCGTCGGCCGGGCCGGCCAGCAGCTTAACCGAATTATCGAGGCCATGGGCATGAAAAGAAGCGACGTCTACATCTGTAACGCCGTCAAATGCCGGCCTCCGAGCAACCGGACACCCACCACCGAGGAGATTGCCACCTGCAGGCCCTACCTGGAGGCTCAGCTTGCGGCGATCAACCCCAAGGTCATCGTCGCCTTGGGCAACCCCGCGATGCGCTCGCTCTTCAACATTACAAAGGGCATCTCTCAGCTTAGGGGGACCTTCATGGAGTGGAGAGGCATCAAGGTGATGCCCACATACCACCCGGCCTATCTTCTACGCAACCCGAAGGCGAAGCGCTATGTGTGGGAGGACATTAAGCGGGTCCTGGCCGAGATAGGCCGCACCCCGCCTGCCCGCGCGGGGAGCTAA